GTTATTCAGACCGTGACGGAGACCTTCAAGAAGAACGCTACCGACATCGGCCAGAACCTGAGCCAAGAGCCTGAGAAGCCGGCGGTCAAAAGCAAAAGCGGCCAGATCCGCGTCAATACGAAGTTTCAGTGACCTCAGCATCACCAATAGTAAGCGATAGTTGTAGGCACCCTGAGAGGGTGTCTTTTTGGTGCACAGGTATCATTTCGCTGCAAAATAATCATTAACTCATAATAGTGCATCAACGCCGGAGAACTGAGCAAATGATTGTTTAGTACTATGGGGGTGTCTGCTATGCTCGGGGTGTTCACATACTCTAATCGGGAGGCTTAGGAATGAAAAGAACACCGGCAAAAGGTATCAGTATCCTATTATTGCTGACTCTGGTATTGACGCTAACATTCAGTGGGTGGGGAACTCCATTGGTCCACGCAGCGGGACTTACGGTAACCGGCAGTGGAGGAGGGAATGAAGCTGCTTACGTACAGTGGTCGCCCGTCAGTAACGCATCCGGCTACAAAGTCTATGTTAAAGCTGCAGGCGCAGCAGATTCCCAGTATCAGCAGCTTCACAATGAACTGATCCGCAAATACGCTTCCTATTGGAGAGCGGATGCGGTAGGGCTGGCCGCCGGCAGCTATGTCATGAAGGTTGAAGCTGAGCTGTCCGGCGGGGGAACGGCAAGTGCAGTAACGGGGACGCTGGCTGTGGCGGGGTATGACCGGTCGGGGTTTGCTTTTTCCACTGCATCTCCTTATGGTACAGGCTCCGGTGCTTATAATGACAATGGAACGCTGAAGAGCGGGGCGCAGGTGCTCTATGTCACCTCTCAGAACGCGCAGACTGTAACGCTTCCCGTGGTGGTCAGCAGCTCGGGCACAGTGCAGACGGGGACAGGTCTTGGCAGCATTCTTGCTCTCCGGCAAAAAGGGTATGATACCAACCCGCTAGCCATCCGGCTCATCGGGAAAGTGACAGCGGCCGACCTGAGCGGGCAGCTGAACAGCAACGGTTATCTGGAGGTCAAGGGGAAAAGCAATTATACCCAAATGAACCTGACCATTGAAGGGGTTGGCAATGACGCGTATGCCTATGGCTGGGGGCTGCTGCTCAGATACGCGGGAAATGTGGAGGTGAGGAATCTCGGCCTGATGCTGTTCCCGGATGACGGGATTTCCATGGATACAGGCAATGCGAATATGTGGGTGCATAATAATGATATTTTCTATGGCTCGGCGGGAAGCGATGCGGACCAGGCCAAGGGCGACGGCTCCACCGACCTCAAGAAAGGCTCAACGTATATCACCATCTCCTATAACCACTACTTCGATTCCGGCAAAGCGGCATTGGTCGGTCTTAGCGAAACCGCAGAGTTCTTCGTCACCTTCCACCATAACTGGTTCGACCATTCCGACTCCCGTCACCCGCGGATCAGAGTGGCCTCGGTCCATGTATATAACAACTTCTATGACGGTGTGTCAAAATACGGTGTAGGCGTAACGACCGGCGCATCAGCCTTCGTGGAGAGCAATGTGTTCCGCAATGCCAAATACCCGATGCTAAGCTCCCTTCAGGGGACGGATGCGCTGGGCGAAGGCACCTTCTCTGGGGAGAACGGCGGGATGATCAAGGCCTTCAATAACAGTGTGGTTGGGGCAGCAAGCTTGATCTATGCAAACTCCGGTGCAGGAACGGCTCCGGCGAATGCGACTTCTTCGGATGCTTATCTGGCCTCATCCAGAAGCGAAGCCGTTCCCGGTTCATACAAAGCGCTTGTCGGCGGAACGGCGTATAACAACTTCGATACGCTGGTCGATACAGGTGTCAGCGCAGCTGCTGTCGATAGTGTAAGCGCAGTGGAGCAGAAAGTTAGAGCGGGAGCAGGACGCCAGGGCGGAGGCGACTTTAGCTGGAGCTTCAATAACGCCGTGGACGACACCTCCTACGCGATCAATGCTCCGTTAATGGCGGCGATCCGCAGTTACACCTCGGGGCTGGTATCCGTGGGCGGCGAGGCGAATCCGGGCGGTCCATCGCCGACTCCATCAGCAACGCCTGCGCCAACGGCAACTCCGGTGCCGACAGCGGCGCCAACTTCAACGCCTACCCCTGGAGCGGCGGTGCACAATTTTACCGTATCCGGGACATCGAGCAGCTTCTTCACCATTCAAGGCAACCTCTCTACCAGCAAGGGAACGGTCTCCTATAACGGCCTGACCTTAACCCAGTGCCTGAAGATCGAGAGCGCCACCCGCATTCAGTTCACCACAGCCAAGGCTTCAACGCTAACAATGGTGTTCAATTCAGAGGGCTCGAAGATCAAGGTCGATGGCACCAGCTACCCGATCACGAACGGCATAGCTACCGTTTCCCTTGCAGCGGGTGCGCATACGATTACCAAGGATACTACGGCTAATTTGTATTATTTGGTGGTGGAGTAGATAAGCTCTGGGGTTAAGAGTCTACCCAGGCGGAGTGAACAAAAGACACCTCACACCTTAGGGGTGTCTTTTGCTCTACTTTTTGAGAAGCTTGCCTATTCTTGATCTTCCGATATATCAACTAAATCAATTATTTCCCGTATATCTTCAATGTTTAAAGCCTCTGCAATTCTAACGATATGGCTGAAATTAATGCTTTCTCGTTTTCCATTAGTTAATTCGCTTAATGCTGCGTGGCGGACCTTCGATAATCTAGACAACTCCCGCATCGAAATCTTATGTTTTTTAGTTAGATCAGCTATTTTCACTACTATCCTTTTTTTCATAATAATCCCTCACTCATTCTGAGCCTAAATTATGATGAAACCCATGAAGGAGGTCCCTATGCCCGACATTCCCGATTCCCTATATCACGACCCCCATTACCGCCCGCTCAACAGGCAGATTACTGATTCTCTGGAAGCTTGGAAACAGAGGCTGTCCCCAGAGGAGTTCGAGGAGCTGGAGGCCTTATTGGAGCTGTATTCACAAGTGCAGGGAATGGATATGACCGCTGCATTTGTGTCCGGGTTCAAGGCCGGGACGATGATGATGATTGAAGTACTGGCCGATGATCAGGAACGATCCACGATGAAGAACTGATAGACGACATACAGATTCTCAATAATCAGGATGATGTATAGCAGATTCACGAATGGTTTGGTCTTTTTTGCTGCTGCCTGGTTTGACTTGATCCGGCTTGTTCGGGTTGGAATTGGCCCTGAAAGCGGAGCTGCCTGGTCACGGGATGAGCTGGAAGCAGAGCCCGGAAGAGAGATTTTGGAGATCATAATACTGAACAGAATGATTTGCGATAGGCTCCCAATGGCCATCTCGATCATGCTTAGGATCTTCAGGAACCCTTTGGGCGAGAAATCCCCATACCCCACTGTAAAAAACGTCGTCGCACTAAAATACACCGCATTGAGCAGGCTTAAATGGTAATGCTTGTTCTCGATGTTACTATGATTAACCTCAACCGGGTTACCAGCTCCGTATTCACTATCCGGCAGCAGGATATAATCTCCGGCAGGCTCCTCTTTGTGGATGTTAGAGGAATACTCGAAATCCGGCAGAGAATATGAGATTTCTGATCGTGTCACAGTGGTATTAGAGTAGCCTTGATACAGGATGGCAAACCCTACAATCACCAGGACCATGAACAGGAAGATTTCCAGAGTCACATAGAGCAGATTCTTTTTAACCCTTGAGAAGATAAATAACACAAATTCGCTAACACAGATCAAAACAAACGATAAGAAAATTACCGGCGGTACCCAGAAGTATTCATGTATTGAATTGGCGAAATAAATCTGGGAAGCAGGGAAGCCGGTGTTGAGAATAAGTGCTGAATACAACGCAATAACGCCCAAAACGGTCCTATTCCTAGTATACAAAGTATACACTACAAGACTAAACACAAAGTTAAGCCAGACGAAGACAAGTGTATAAGGAATCGTATTACTGCTCGCCCAACTTCCGGGAAAATCTACATAGACGATGATATCCCACAGCCCGGATTTTAACATCCTCGCCTCTTCTTGTTGAATCAACAAATTAGGGAGCTTACGGTGGTCCTTGGAGACCGTGACAAATCCCGCCTTCACGGCCAATTGATTCAGGGAATGCTGCTTCGCAGAATCCAGATAGACAATGAAAGAATTCGCTGAAGCTTCCTCCAGATACACCGTTGTCCCCAGAACAAGCTCCTGATACAGACGGATGCCCCTGTCTACGAGATGCTCAATGGACTCCCCCTTGAAGTAGGTCCCAGATGTGTATAGCTCCCCTCCCTCGGGCAACTCGACAGTTGAGGCATCTTTTAACTTCTGATTGTATTTCCCCACATATTCATTGCTGATCCCATAGAGTGGAATGATTCTTCCATCCCCGGCTTTGAGCGTCACAAGATCGATCACTTTAGTGATCTTAACATGTTGAAGGGGGAGCGGGTTGTTCTCAGCAGATACCTGCGTATGATTACAGAAGAGACTTATAATCCAGATCAAGGAGAGGACAAGAATGACCTGTCGCCTGAACACCATCGCCTTCACTCCGCCAGCTCCCCATACCTCCCCACCGCCATCTCCGCCGACATCAGCATACGCTGCTTCAGCTGCTCGCCCTCGGTGATCTTCACGCGCAGGCCCAGGAAGCGGATGCGGGAGAGCAGGAATTCGCTGTCATCCCTCATGTAGTGGACGGTGATGTGGTAGAGGCCGGCGGATTCATCGAAGGAGACGGACTTGTCAAAGCAGGAGAAGGCGGCCAAGATCCGCGACAGCTCGGCATTGTAGACGGGAATGACCTGGATGCAGGCGGAGGCCTTCCGGCCATCCAGTAAGCGGGCGATCCGGGCCTTGAGGCCGTCGATGCGCTTAGCCGGGACCGGGGCGGGCCTGACCGAGATGATGTTCGCCAGCTTCGTGGACATGAGCGAGCGCTGCCGGGTGCTGTACCATTGCAGATACCATTCCCGCTTGTACATATTGTACTCCAGCTTGTGGGGGAAGCCGGACGGATCGGTCCGTTCCCCGCCATGCTTGATCGCATAGGTAATCTCAATCCCCTGATCTTGCATGATGATGCGGCGCAGGTGGCGGAGCAGCGGGTGATAGACCTGGCGCTCCTTGCTGCGGGCCTTCTCGATTATGATCTCCCCCACTTCAATCGAGGTTTCGGTTTCCAGCAGGGAGTTCAGTTTAAGCAAGGTTTCCGGTGAAAAAGCCTCGGCCGCCGCCGGATGCCGCAGCATCGTCTTCAGCCAGGAACGCTCCTGCGAGGTCAGCGCCAGAGAGCCTGCCTCCTCCAGGCGGGAGATGATCTGGAAGTTGAATATTTTCTCAAAAGGATTCATAGTAGCTCTTCATCT
This region of Paenibacillus sp. FSL K6-1096 genomic DNA includes:
- a CDS encoding pectate lyase, yielding MKRTPAKGISILLLLTLVLTLTFSGWGTPLVHAAGLTVTGSGGGNEAAYVQWSPVSNASGYKVYVKAAGAADSQYQQLHNELIRKYASYWRADAVGLAAGSYVMKVEAELSGGGTASAVTGTLAVAGYDRSGFAFSTASPYGTGSGAYNDNGTLKSGAQVLYVTSQNAQTVTLPVVVSSSGTVQTGTGLGSILALRQKGYDTNPLAIRLIGKVTAADLSGQLNSNGYLEVKGKSNYTQMNLTIEGVGNDAYAYGWGLLLRYAGNVEVRNLGLMLFPDDGISMDTGNANMWVHNNDIFYGSAGSDADQAKGDGSTDLKKGSTYITISYNHYFDSGKAALVGLSETAEFFVTFHHNWFDHSDSRHPRIRVASVHVYNNFYDGVSKYGVGVTTGASAFVESNVFRNAKYPMLSSLQGTDALGEGTFSGENGGMIKAFNNSVVGAASLIYANSGAGTAPANATSSDAYLASSRSEAVPGSYKALVGGTAYNNFDTLVDTGVSAAAVDSVSAVEQKVRAGAGRQGGGDFSWSFNNAVDDTSYAINAPLMAAIRSYTSGLVSVGGEANPGGPSPTPSATPAPTATPVPTAAPTSTPTPGAAVHNFTVSGTSSSFFTIQGNLSTSKGTVSYNGLTLTQCLKIESATRIQFTTAKASTLTMVFNSEGSKIKVDGTSYPITNGIATVSLAAGAHTITKDTTANLYYLVVE
- a CDS encoding helix-turn-helix transcriptional regulator, which translates into the protein MKKRIVVKIADLTKKHKISMRELSRLSKVRHAALSELTNGKRESINFSHIVRIAEALNIEDIREIIDLVDISEDQE
- a CDS encoding DUF6809 family protein; amino-acid sequence: MPDIPDSLYHDPHYRPLNRQITDSLEAWKQRLSPEEFEELEALLELYSQVQGMDMTAAFVSGFKAGTMMMIEVLADDQERSTMKN
- a CDS encoding potassium channel family protein, whose protein sequence is MVFRRQVILVLSLIWIISLFCNHTQVSAENNPLPLQHVKITKVIDLVTLKAGDGRIIPLYGISNEYVGKYNQKLKDASTVELPEGGELYTSGTYFKGESIEHLVDRGIRLYQELVLGTTVYLEEASANSFIVYLDSAKQHSLNQLAVKAGFVTVSKDHRKLPNLLIQQEEARMLKSGLWDIIVYVDFPGSWASSNTIPYTLVFVWLNFVFSLVVYTLYTRNRTVLGVIALYSALILNTGFPASQIYFANSIHEYFWVPPVIFLSFVLICVSEFVLFIFSRVKKNLLYVTLEIFLFMVLVIVGFAILYQGYSNTTVTRSEISYSLPDFEYSSNIHKEEPAGDYILLPDSEYGAGNPVEVNHSNIENKHYHLSLLNAVYFSATTFFTVGYGDFSPKGFLKILSMIEMAIGSLSQIILFSIMISKISLPGSASSSSRDQAAPLSGPIPTRTSRIKSNQAAAKKTKPFVNLLYIILIIENLYVVYQFFIVDRS
- a CDS encoding WYL domain-containing protein, translating into MNPFEKIFNFQIISRLEEAGSLALTSQERSWLKTMLRHPAAAEAFSPETLLKLNSLLETETSIEVGEIIIEKARSKERQVYHPLLRHLRRIIMQDQGIEITYAIKHGGERTDPSGFPHKLEYNMYKREWYLQWYSTRQRSLMSTKLANIISVRPAPVPAKRIDGLKARIARLLDGRKASACIQVIPVYNAELSRILAAFSCFDKSVSFDESAGLYHITVHYMRDDSEFLLSRIRFLGLRVKITEGEQLKQRMLMSAEMAVGRYGELAE